Proteins from one Nicotiana tabacum cultivar K326 chromosome 23, ASM71507v2, whole genome shotgun sequence genomic window:
- the LOC107825868 gene encoding UDP-N-acetylmuramoyl-L-alanyl-D-glutamate--2,6-diaminopimelate ligase MurE homolog, chloroplastic-like, giving the protein MPFTLFSLPPFPSLLHHNPPPLQFKPFTSLHHLRLKYPTTLTTVSAIGADGKYYPNPSDDDPPEAPEDSMHGVNKFQQIQRQAAKAKKQQEELFKKEQSIFVNALADVEDAPDNPALNDNDNSGDDLFGEIDKAIALKRKEFVKQGLLKPNPPKNSTLVESEVENVDELEPEEVVDLEEIDGLSGLAEIEESDEEKSDFEVSDDMGKSEFSDLSSFDIDFDEFGKTKPRIVEPKFRMSLAELLDESRVVPLSVYGDLEVGISGVQHDSRLVESGDLFVCCVGRKTDGHLYLSEADKRGAVAVVASKEIDIEETLGCKALVIVEDTNAVLAVLAASFYRHPSKSMTLIGITGTNGKTTTSYLIKAMYEAMGLRTGMLSTVGYYIYGDNKLESPHTTPDAVLVQKLMAKMVHNGTEALVMEASSHGLALGRCDKVDFDIAVFTNLTRDHLDFHGTEEEYRDAKAKLFARMVDPARHRKIVNIDDPNAAFFLAQGNPDVPIVTFAMENKSADVHPLKFQLSLFETQVLVNTPQGILEISSGLLGRHNIYNILAAVAVGIAVGAPLEDIVKGIEEVDAVPGRCELIDEEQAFGVIVDYAHTPDALSRLLDYVRELGPRRVITVFGCAGESDRGKRPIMAKIATDKSDVTILTSDNPKTEDPLDILDDMLAGVGWSMQDYLKHGENDYYPPLPNGHRLFLHDIRRVAVRCAVAMGEEGDIVVVAGKGHETYQIEGDKKEFFDDREECREALQYVDELHQAGIDTSEFPWRLPESH; this is encoded by the exons ATGCCGTTCACCCTTTTCTCTCTTCCACCTTTCCCTTCACTTCTCCACCATAACCCACCACCCCTCCAATTCAAACCCTTCACTTCCCTCCACCATCTCCGCCTCAAGTACCCCACCACCCTCACCACCGTCTCCGCCATTGGCGCCGACGGAAAATACTACCCCAACCCCTCAGATGATGACCCACCTGAAGCACCAGAAGATTCAATGCATGGTGTTAACAAATTCCAGCAAATTCAACGCCAAGCAGCTAAAGCAAAAAAGCAACAAGAAGAGCTTTTTAAAAAAGAACAGTCCATTTTCGTAAATGCATTAGCTGACGTGGAAGATGCACCTGATAATCCTGCTTTAAATGATAATGACAATTCTGGGGATGATTTATTTGGTGAAATTGATAAAGCTATTGCCTTGAAAAGAAAAGAGTTTGTTAAACAAGGCCTTTTAAAGCCTAACCCTCCCAAGAACTCAACTTTAGTTGAATCTGAAGTTGAAAATGTTGATGAATTAGAGCCTGAAGAAGTTGTTGATTTAGAGGAGATTGATGGACTTAGTGGTTTGGCTGAAATTGAAGAAAGTgatgaagaaaaatcagattttgagGTAAGTGATGATATGGGTAAGAGTGAGTTTTCTGATTTATCTTcatttgatattgattttgatgagTTTGGTAAAACTAAGCCAAGAATTGTGGAGCCTAAGTTTAGGATGAGTTTAGCTGAGCTTTTAGATGAGAGTAGAGTAGTGCCGTTATCAGTATATGGAGATTTAGAGGTTGGGATTAGTGGTGTACAACACGATTCGAGGTTGGTTGAGAGTGGTGATTTGTTTGTGTGTTGTGTTGGGAGGAAAACTGATGGACATTTGTATTTGTCTGAGGCTGATAAGAGAGGGGCTGTTGCTGTTGTAGCTAGTAAAGAGATTGATATTGAGGAAACTTTGGGGTGTAAAGCATTGGTTATTGTGGAGGACACGAATGCAGTGCTTGCAGTGTTAGCTGCTTCGTTTTATAGGCATCCGTCTAAGAGTATGACGTTGATTGGGATTACGGGAACTAATGGGAAGACTACGACGTCTTACTTAATAAAGGCAATGTATGAAGCAATGGGGTTGAGGACGGGCATGTTGAGTACAGTAGGGTATTATATTTATGGGGATAACAAGTTGGAGTCTCCTCATACGACTCCCGATGCAGTTTTGGTTCAGAAACTGATGGCGAAGATGGTTCATAACGGGACGGAGGCTTTGGTAATGGAGGCTTCTTCTCATGGATTGGCATTAGGTCGGTGTGATAAGGTTGATTTCGACATTGCAGTTTTTACAAACTTGACGCGGGATCATTTGGATTTTCATGGGACTGAGGAGGAGTATAGGGATGCTAAGGCTAAGCTGTTTGCGAGGATGGTGGACCCAGCACGACACCGCAAGATTGTAAATATTGATGATCCTAATGCAGCTTTCTTTTTAGCACAAGGAAACCCAGATGTGCCGATTGTGACTTTTGCAATGGAGAATAAGAGTGCTGATGTTCATCCCTTGAAGTTTCAATTATCTCTCTTTGAGACTCAAGTGTTGGTCAACACACCTCAAGGCATATTGGAAATATCTTCTGGCTTGCTTGGAAGGCATAACATCTATAACATTCTTGCTGCAGTCGCTGTTGGAATTGCGGTTGGAGCACCGTTGGAGGACATTGTCAAAGGTATTGAAGAGGTTGATGCAGTCCCTGGTCGGTGTGAATTGATAGATGAGGAACAGGCTTTTGGAGTAATTGTAGACTATGCTCATACCCCTGATGCTTTATCTAGACTTCTTGATTATGTGAGAGAGCTTGGTCCTAGGAGGGTTATAACTG TTTTTGGTTGTGCTGGTGAGAGCGACAGAGGGAAGAGGCCCATAATGGCAAAGATTGCGACAGATAAAAGTGATGTGACGATTCTGACATCTGACAATCCAAAGACTGAGGATCCTT TGGACATCTTGGATGATATGTTGGCTGGTGTGGGATGGTCAATGCAGGACTACTTGAAACACGGAGAGAATGATTATTACCCCCCTCTCCCCAATGGCCATAGACTCTTCCTACATGATATCAGACGTGTGGCTGTGCGCTGTGCCGTTGCCATGGGTGAGGAAGGTGATATAGTT GTGGTTGCTGGCAAAGGCCATGAAACATACCAAATAGAAGGTGACAAAAAGGAATTTTTTGATGATCGAGAGGAATGTAGAGAAGCTTTGCAGTATGTTGATGAACTTCACCAAGCTGGAATTGACACAAGTGAATTCCCATGGCG GTTACCGGAGAGTCATTGA